GCCAAGGCTGGCCATTTTTAAAGCAATAAAGCTCATCTGAATAAGTTTGAGAATCTACTCTTGATAGAATCTTTGGAATAGCTGCAAAAAAGTCTATTACAAAGAAGTGTATAACGTAAAGGCTGCCGCCAGTACGCTATATTAACGACAAAAAAATATCAAACGGAATCGAAATATAAATTTTACGTCAACTACTTTAACCTCCACAACAACATGAAATTTTTTATCGACACAGCTAATTTAGCACAAATCAAAGAAGCAAATGAACTCGGCATACTGGATGGTGTTACCACCAACCCTTCGTTAATGGCGAAAGAAGGAATTACCGGAGATGCAGCTATTCAAAATCATTACAAAGCCATTTGTGAAATAGTGGATGGTGATATTAGTGCAGAAGTAATTGCAACTGATTATGCAGGCATAATTGCAGAGGGAAAAGTGTTAGCCGCTTTGCATCCAAACATTGTTGTAAAAGTTCCCATGATTAAAGATGGTATTAAAGCCATTAAATGGTTTTCGGATAATGGAATCCGAACAAATTGCACATTGATTTTTTCTGCTGGACAAGCCATACTTGCTGCAAAGGCCGGAGCTACTTATGTCTCTCCGTTTGTAGGTCGAATTGACGATAGCGGTTGGGATGGTATGCAATTGATTCAACAGATTGCCAACATTTATGCTGTTCAGGGATTTGAATCAGAGATTCTTGCTGCATCAATCCGTAATGCGAATCATATCATTATTGCAGCTGAAATGGGTGCACATGTTTGTACTTGTCCTTTAGATTCTATTCTGGGTTTATTAAAACATCCGTTAACAGATATTGGATTGGCGAAGTTTTTAGAAGACGCAAAAAAAATGTCATAAGCTATGCAAATTCAAAACTTAAAAGAAATCGCTTCGCAAGTACGTCGTGATATTGTACGGATGGTACATGCCTGCCAGTCGGGGCATCCGGGTGGCTCACTAGGTTGTGCAGACCTTGTAACTGCATTGTATTTTAAAGAAATGATGATCGATGAATCACGGGGAAAGGATGGGTTTCTGCAATTCTCACGGGCAGGGGTAGGCGAAGATCAGTTCTTTTTGTCTAACGGTCATATCTCGCCCTTGTTTTATTCAGTATTGGCACGGCGTGGATACTTTGCCGTTAGTGAGCTGGCTACGTTTAGAAAAATCAATTCACGTTTGCAAGGTCATCCTGCAACACATGAACACTTGCCAGGTATCCGCATTGCGTCGGGCTCATTGGGTCAGGGACTGTCGGTAGCTGCCGGGGTTGCTTATGCAAAAAAACTAAAGAAAGATACTACAACCGTTTTTGTATTAATGGGAGATGGTGAGCAACAGGAAGGACAGATTTGGGAGGCTGCACAGTTTGCACCACATTATAAACTGGATAACCTGGTTGCAATTGTAGACTGGAATAATCAACAGATCGACGGCCCTACAGAAAAAGTAATGAACAATCGTGATATAAAAGCAAAATACGAAGCATTCGGATGGGCAACGATTGATCTGCATGATGGCAACGATCTGCAGCAGGTTACAGATGCTTTAGCCAAAGCAAGATTGCTGGAAGGGAAGGGTAAACCGATTGTTATTTTAATGAAATCGGAAATGGGTTTTGGTGTTGATTTTATGATGCACACGCATAAATGGCATGGTACAGCACCCAATGATGAGCAGCTTGCAAAAGCACTGGAGCAATTACCCGAAACCTTAGGCGATTATTAAAAATTAACTACTACAAGAATGAAAAAGTATATATACACAGAAAAAAAAGATACAAGATCCGGTTTTGGTGCAGGCATGGCGGAATTAGGGAAACTTAATCCAAATGTTGTTGCACTGTGTGCCGATCTTGTTGCTTCATTGAAACTTGATGCGTTCATCAAAGAAAATCCCGGCCGATTTGTTCAGTGCGGAATTGCTGAAGCAAACATGATTGGTGTTGCCGCAGGTTTGGCTGTTTCTGGATATATTCCGTTTGCTACAACATTTGCAAATTTCGGTTCGGGAAGAGTGTACGATCAGATCCGCCAGAGTGTTGCGTATTCGGGCACGAATGTAAAAATTGCAGTATCGCATGCGGGATTAACATTGGGTGAAGATGGTGCAACACATCAGATTCTGGAAGACTTAGCGATGATGCGTGCAATGCCGGAAATGACAGTGATCAATCCATGCGATTATAATCAAACAAAAGCGGCAACCATTGCTTTGGCTGAACATGTTGGCCCGGCATATTTACGTTTTGGCCGTCCGGTAGTTCCTGTATTTACAGATGCCCATCAAAAATTTGAGATCGGTAAAGCGTGGATGGTGAACGAAGGAAAAGATGTGAGCATTATTGCAACCGGTCATTTGGTGTGGGAAGCAATTCTTGCAGGCGAACTGTTAGAAAAAGAAGGGATTGATGCAGAGATCATCAACATACATACAATTAAACCACTCGATGAAGAAGCCATACTGAAATCGGCAGCTAAAACAAAATGTGTGGTTACTGCAGAAGAGCATCAATTGAATGGAGGCTTGGGTGATGCCGTTTGTCAATTGTTGAGTCGTAATGCACCAACACCTGTTGAAATGATTGGTGTAAATAATTCGTTTGGTGAAAGCGGAACACCTGCCCAGCTAATGGAAAAATATGGTTTAAATGCAGCTAGCATTGTGGAGAAGGTAATGAAGGTAATGAGCCGAAAATAATTTTTGAATTCTAAATAATGGGTTTATGAGTAACAAAGCCTCATATTTGATTGGGTTAATTACTGATCAGATTTCGTTCGAACCCTTATTTTGAACAGAGCAAACAGTGAAGAACTTGCTTCATCGGTTTTTTATTATCTCCGTTGGAAAAGCAGTTTTACAAAAACATGAAGTTCGAACCGAAAGAGTTAATAAAATATTCAGTGAAATCGCAGAACAGGCAAACGTTTCGGTGGAAATAAAAATGGCGATTCATAAAAGAATCGCCAAAAATCTACTCTTGTGCCCGGGACTAGATTCGAACCAATACTAAAATTGTTCCAGTAATTTTCTCCTATGTTAATTTATTATACTACGGTTTTTGTAGATATGAGACGCTAGAGAAATCAAGCGAAACAAATGAACGATGTTTCACTGAAGAGCGGGTTTAAAAAAAATATTATAAGATACTTATTTGATTGTGAGCGGTTCTTGCATTAAAGTTTGAATCCTGACTCGGTCGCAACCCTGGCTTTCTGCAAAACCGCATTCCAAGTTGCGTGGAGTTTTTTTATATCCCTAACCTCCGACTGAATTCCATTTCTGTCATTCATTTGACAGTGCTCCAGTTAAATATCAAAACTAACTCTATTCTGTAATTCAACCGACAGCATCTTCGCATACACAACTATTTCTTTGTACTTCAAAAAAAGAAGTATGCGAATAGTTAAAAAGCCTGTGGCTGTTGAGCAGGCCATCAAAGAAAAACGTATTGAAGAACGTGTGATCAGTATTGTATTTACATTGACAATGTTGCTGATCGGTTTGTTTGTTAGTATTAGCAGTCATGCACAAAAGCAAAACGGTAAATACTTTAATAATGTAGATGCAAGTGGCGTGATCCTCGATGGTTATGATGCTGTGGCGTTCTTTACAGATAATAAACCAGTAAAGGGAAATGCAGCCTTTCAGTTTAACTACCAGGATGCAGTTTATTATTTTGCTTCGCAGGAACACCTCGATCTGTTTAAAGCTGATCCTGAAAAATACAAACCGCAATTTGGCGGATGGTGTGCTTATGCCGTTTCATTAGGCCGTATTGCACCAATTGATGTGAATACATTCTCGATTGTAAATGGTCGATTATTTATTCAGCACAACCAACGTGCAGTAAATGGTTGGAACAAAGATGTGCCGTCGAATATTATCCTTGCTGATAAATACTGGCCAAATGTAGCAGCCCATCACGGTAAACAAATTACGACCGATGAAGAAAAACAGTATTACAATAATACAGACAAAGATGGTGTGATCATGGATGGGTATGATCCTGTTGCTTACTTCACCGATAAAAAAGCGGTGAAAGGCTCATCTGAATTTTCAGCCCGTTATAATGGTGCTACTTTCTATTTCACATCACAGCAACATGCAGATATGTTTAAAGAGCATCCTGATATGTTTGCGCCTTTATATGGTTCGTTCTGCGGTTATGCAATGGCGTTTGCAAGACGAAGACCTGTTAATCCTGAGTATTGGAATATTGTTGATGGTCATTTGATATTGCAACATTCAAAAGGAGCATGGGAGCTATTTAATAAAGACATTCCTAAGTTCAAAGCCGAAGCTGATGTAAAATGGCCGCCCATCAAAGAACAAAATGCAGGTAAGAAAGTGAAATATGACAAACCTGTTTAATCGCCTCATCAAAAAACAATCAATATGAAAAAGATCATTGTATTCCTGTTCGCTGTATGCGCTGTAACAATTACAAATGCACAAGTAACGCAACACAATATTTCACTGGAATCGGCAAAGCTGATCGTAACAGAAGCAGTGAACTTTGCAAAATCGGTAAATGCGCCTGGTGGTGCGATTGCCATCGTTGATAATGGCGGCAATCTTGTGTACCTCGAACGGTTGGATGGAACGTTTGCAGCAGCAAGTGAAGTGGCAACAAAAAAAGCAAATACTTCTGCATTATTCAAAGCACCTTCTTCACGACTTGAAAATTCAATCAACGGTGGACGAGGTGCATTAATCACTGTTGGACATACATTTCTGCAAGGTGGTATTCCCATTCTTTTTGAAGGACAGGTGATCGGTGCAATTGGTGTAAGCGGAAGTGCCAGTGCTCAACAGGATGAAGATATTGCCAACGCTGGCGCAAAAATCAAGCTTAGTAAATAAGAATTGAATCATGAGCAAGATCTACAAAATCATTAAAATACAGATCATCCTGTTTTTATTACTACTCATCGGCATTGCTGTGTTTTCGCAGGAAACAAGACAGCTTGCTGTAGATAAGCCGTTTGCCGTTGCTGACCTTAAAACAACTGACGGTGCTGCATTGCTGAATGCGAAATGGTTTGCACAACCGGCGCATATTGTCAACACTTCCTTTAAACAACCTGGGCCCGGTACCAATGGAGATCAATTAAAATTATATCCGACCGGTGCAGCCATTCAAACAAATCAACTACATCCGCAAATAGGTGCAGTTGATTTTGAAAAAGGGTTTAAACCTGTTGCCACAACTGAATTGGAAAACAGGCAGGGCGCAGGTTTATTTTCTTTTGTTTGGTATAAAACTGAACTTACTATTCCTGCAAGTATTGGTACAACATCAACAAAAGACATGACAGCTGTTTTTGAAATTACAGTTGATGATTACAGTGAGATATGGGTGAATGGAAAACAACATCAAAGCTTTGGACAAAGTGGTAACGGAGTGATAGCAGGTTACAACACACGTAACCGTGTAGTGTTAACCAATCATGCTACAGGAGGAGAAAAATTTGTTATCTACATTCTGGGTATCAATGGAACAATAGGAAAACTTCCAGACAATTACATCTGGGTGCGCAATGCAGTTGTTGATTTTTATAAAAACGGATTGCCTGTTAAAAAGGAGTGGGCTGATGTTGGAAAAATTTATACCATCAATCAACAACTGAATAAGATCATTACTGCAGGAACCAAAGTTGAGAAAGTAGCAGATGGATTTTCATTTACTGAAGGACCTGTTTGGCATCCCGATGGTTATCTATTATTCAGTGATCCCAATACAAATACAATTTACCGTTACGATCCTTCAACACATAATGTAACGGTTTACATGAGTCATAGTGGTTATAGTGGTACAGATATTGGTGAGTATGGTCAACCAGGCAGCAATGGTTTGGCAATTGATAAAGAAGGACGATTAATTGTTGCACAACATGGTAACCGTCGTATCATTCGTCATGAAAAGAAAGGACCTGTTACAATATTGGCCGATAAGATTGATGGGAAACGATTCAATAGTCCAAACGATGTTGTGTTGAAAAGTGATGGTACTGTTTATTTTACTGATCCACCTTATGGGTTGCCATCTTTCTATACGGACAAGCGAAAGGAAACAGAGTGGCAGGGAATTTATATGATCAAAAACGGGAAAGTACAATTGGTATCAACTGATCTCGGCGGGCCTAATGGTCTTGCTTTTTCACCCGATGAAAAATATTTCTATGCAACCAACTGGGATATCCGTGATATTCATACAACAAAAACCATTTGGCGATACGAGGTGCAGCCCGATGGCACATTAAAGAATGGCAAAGTGTTTTTCGATTTTAATTTTACAGAAGATGAAGAAGCGCTTGATGGGTTAAAGATCGATAAAGAAGGAAATCTGTTTGTGTCAGCACCGGGCGGTTTATGGATACTGTCTCCCGACGCAAAGATCTTGGGCAAGGTTGTTACGCCTGAACGTCCCGCAAATATGGCTTGGGGCGATGATGGAAAATCATTGTACATGACGGCACACAGCAGTATTTACAAAATGCGGGTAAACATCGGCGGTAAGTTCAGTTGGGAATAAACAAATGGTATAAATTGTGCCGGGTAATATTGCCCGGCTCATTTATTATTAAAACGAATAATTATGAAAACAGCAATAGTTACAGGTGCTACCGGAAATCTTGGTCAGGCCGTAGTAAGAAAATTTATTGAAGAAGGATATTATGTGGTGGGCACTGTTATTCCAAACGATCCTGTGCAATTAGATTTTCCTGCTCATCAATACGAAGCTGTAACAGTTGATCTTTTAGATGAAGGTGCGGCTTCGGCTTTTGTATCATCAGTTATTGAAGAGCATGGAGCAATTGATGCAGCTGTATTAACAGTGGGCGGCTTTGCAATGGGTTCTATTGCTGATACGGCATCAGCTGATATTCTAAAGCAATACAAATTAAATTTTGAAACAGTTTATCATGTTGCCCGTCCGGTGTTTGTGCAAATGATGACACAAAAAGCAGGACGGATATTTATGATTGGATCAAAACCAGGCTTGTCTGCAGCAAACAGCAAAGGCATGACAGCTTATGGTCTTGCAAAATCATTGGTTATTCGTTTGGCTGAAATGATGAATGTTGAAGCGAAAGGAACGAACGTTGTAGCAAACCTCGTTGTGCCCAGCACCATCGATACGCCGCAAAATCGAAAATCAATGCCTGATGCTGATGTCAGCAAATGGGTGAAGGCAGAAGATATTGCCAATATCATTTACTATCATAGCAGCGATGAAGGTGCCATACTTCGTGAAACAGTGATAAAAGTTTATGGTAACGGTTGAGTCGACTATTCGATAAATCCTGTTCCCGAATGTATTTCATGCGACAGTTTTAATCCAAGGGATCATGAAACTTCGTTTATAATTCTACAATTTATGCTACAAGGGAAAAATATACTTATTACTGCCGGCCCAACCAGGGAAGCAATTGATCCGGTGCGTTATATCAGCAATCATTCTTCAGGCAAAATGGGATATGCTATCGCTGATGTTTGTTTACAGCAGGGTGCGAATGTTACACTTGTATCAGGCCCGGTGTGCATTTCGCTTTCGCATGAAAATTTAACGTTGGTTCAGGTGCAATCAGCCAATGAAATGTACCTGGCTTGTTGCCGTTATTTTGAAGAAGCAGATATTGTTGTGTTTGCAGCGGCAGTTGCTGACTACCGTCCGGCAATCATTGCACAACAGAAGATCAAAAAGTCAGACGAAGAGTTTTTTATCCGCATGGTAAAGAATATTGATATTGCTTATGAGTTTGGACAGATCAAACAATCACATCAACTTTCAGTTGGCTTTGCATTAGAAACAAATAATGAACTGCAGCATGCTATCGGTAAACTGGAGAAAAAGAATTTTGATATGGTTGTTCTCAATTCGATGAATGATGCACAGGCAGGATTTGGTTTCGATACGAATAAGATCAGTATCATCCGTAAAGATCAAACAATGGTTGAATTTGATCTGAAACCAAAGAGTGATGTGGCCATAGATATTGTAGAGGAAGCCGCCAGGCTTTACAAAGCCAAAGAGAATTCTGTACGGTCACTTGTTTAATGAAAGAAATTTATTCAGGCTTACAATAGATCAGTTCATCATTTTCTTTGAACCAACTCAGTCCCCCGGTTCTTTGCAATCCTTTCTTTGTATCAACATATAAAACGATCCAGTCGTCAACTTGCACTGCTCTTGCAGTAAGCCTTACGGGGTCAGCAACATAGTTTTTCACAAAATCGTTTAGTTTATTTCCTTTTTCATCGAGCAGCAGATAATAAAGTGGCCCGGCGTTTTGCTGACGAACATAAAAAACGGGACTGATGCCGCCGGCAATACAACGAATAGCACAATCACGATGTGGCTTTCCTCTACCCGGTTTCATTACACCGAAATAACATTTGGGATCAAGTACTTCACCAATCAGATCTACAGTGCCAAGTTCTTTTGTTTTAGGTTGATGAGAAGACGATAGTGTTGCTGCAATGCTAAGCAAGGGTTTATCATGCTTGTCAATTTGCAGTAACGATTTCCCGTCGTAGTAGATCAATGTTCCCTTGAGGGTGATCTGTTTTTGATCAAGGCTTACAGCACGCTCTTCTTCAAGTGAACGGATAATACCTTCAGCTCCATGTTTTCCATAGCCAACCAGCGGCATTGTAATAAAGCTGCTCCCGTTATTTTGTTGAGTATACACTTTAATGGATGGCACAGGAAACTGCTGATAGATACCCGTTACTTCTGTTAACTGTCCATATTCAAAAACAGAGTTTGAGAATTTTTTCTGTTGCATCGATACTAATGAAGCAAGTGCAAGAACCAATACTGCAACAACAACTATGGCTATTGTTACCTGTTTTGCATATCCTTTCGGTGCTGCGGGCATCCATCCTATATAGAATTCATTATTATTCATATCAATTTACTTTCTGTTTATAACAATGCTCCTTCACGTTCAGTTCCTTCAGCAAACGCAATTGGGTTTAACCATACTTTATTATGATTCACACGCACATCATATGTGCTTACTCTTTCTTTAAAAGGTGGTGGCGATTGCCCGTTATGTGGCAGGTATTGATAACCATGCCAGGGACATGTAATACAGCCATCAACGATCTTTCCTTCACCTAATGGCCCGCCCTGGTGTTTGCATACATTGTGAATTGCGTATAATTTTTGTTCATGCCTGTACACAGCGATGCGTTCCTGATCAATACAGAATATTTTTGCACGGCTGTCTTCAATTTCATCTGCTTCACACACATACACAAAACCATCCTCTTGCAGTTTAAACTTCATCTTATCGATCTTTCTTTCTTTTAGTCCTGCAAGCAGGTGAAGAATGATCAGCGAAGCCGAACCGGTAAACAGGATAAGTACAAACACCGGATTCTTTTCATATTGAATGACTCCCAGCATGACATGCATCACCACCAGTATATAAGCTGCATACACAAACATGTGCAATGTTTTCCAGACAATTGGGGAAAGATTGTGTAGCCAGAAATCATGACTGGTAATGGCCATTAAAAAGAAAATAATCAAAGCAAAAAATCCTAAGGCCTGGAATGGGAATGCCGGAATTGACCCATAATTTGTATTAGACAGAAATAAAGAAAGGAGTGGATTGGTGTTGCTCAGCGAATGAAACTGGATGATGCCGAAAATACCATGTACCGCTGAAAAGGAGAACATCGTTACTCCAAGATGTCTTCTGTTGTAGAGTAAAGGCATGAACTTTTTGTTCAATCTTGTTAGTGGACCAATAGAAAGAATGATGTGTAGTAACAACACCGCAAGGGTAGAAGTGCTTCTGATCAGTATTGTTTCGAATGTTGCTTCGCTATTAAACAGTAATGTAAGTGAAATGAACAAAGCAAGATAGCTGATGCAGAATGCTGCGATCCATCCATCATAAATTTTCTTTTGCCGGTTCCAGCCGACAGCACTATATGCGGTACTCATAATTGAAAGTTTAGTGTGTCGATGATCTGTTGATGAATAAAATCGTACAGCTGAAAACGATAGGTGTTATTCGAAAAACTATCTGTTTGAATAGAGAAACGATAAACTCCTCTTGTTTCAATCCGGCCAATCAATTCTTTGTTATTTCCTTCTTTTAGCTGATAAATAACAGCAGTGGGAACTTTTAATGGCAATTCATTTCTCCATTCCAATTGCAACTCACCTGCATTGCTTTTTCTTAGTTGAACTGTGTAGGCAGGGCGTTCAATTTTTTTAATGCTTATTGGAAATGCTTCGGGCAGATCGAGGGCAATCGCTTTTACTGGTTCTAATTGTGGAATAAGTAACCAGGAAACAAGCAGCATCACCGGTAGAAAAAGACCGATCAATACCCAGCTGATGCGATGACGCTTTCGCAGTTGCTTATTCATATGCCTGTTCTTTTAATGCTTTTCTCCACTTGCGGAGTAATACCGGCCAGAACACAATTACACCCGGGCTGATGATGATATAAAAACCAATACTGCTTCCTTTAGCTGTTTCATCAATATGGCGGATGCATTTGGCATAAAAGAACGGAACAAACAATACCCCGATCAACAGGTATATGAGCGCTATAATGAGTATGACAGATATGATCATAAAGATCCTTTATGCAAAGAGAGAACATTCACAGGAGTTTTGTTGTCGTTCAATTGACGCAGAAGAAAAAAACTGTTTATATATTAAGCACACTGTTCCACCCATTAAAACCATCGGGCTCACGCACAGGATTCTCCACATCTTCCACCCACATCTTATCATCAATTAAAAATTTGTAAGTGTAAGTGCCTTGTGGTGGCATTGGTATTTCAATTTTCCAAAATCCGTTGGCAGAAGGCTCCATCAGCAAAACATCCTGCGCCCAATAATTAAAACTGCCTGCAAGTGAAATCTGATGGGCACAACTATTCTGAATATGAAATTCGATCATTTTTTTTGGCCTGTTAATAAAAGGCGATGCATGTTGTTTCATTACAACCTCCCGGTTTAAAATGTTAAGCAATGCTCTGCGGGGACGGATATAACCATAACCTTGCTTTACAACGGGTACATCGGGCAGGCGTTTAGCAGTACTGAATAGCAGTCTGCGGATATTCAACGGATCAAGCTCCGGTTTGGCCTGCAATAACTGTGCAATTACTCCTGTTACCAACGGCGCAGCAAACGAAGTACCATCAACATGCATGTAGTGCCTGGAAAAAAACTTTGTTTGCATAACTCGGTTTGCCAGCAACTGCCTGTAATAAGTTACACTCATTTTTTCATTTCCGTTTTCGGGGAGCGAAGATTTTTT
The DNA window shown above is from Lacibacter sp. H375 and carries:
- the fsa gene encoding fructose-6-phosphate aldolase; the protein is MKFFIDTANLAQIKEANELGILDGVTTNPSLMAKEGITGDAAIQNHYKAICEIVDGDISAEVIATDYAGIIAEGKVLAALHPNIVVKVPMIKDGIKAIKWFSDNGIRTNCTLIFSAGQAILAAKAGATYVSPFVGRIDDSGWDGMQLIQQIANIYAVQGFESEILAASIRNANHIIIAAEMGAHVCTCPLDSILGLLKHPLTDIGLAKFLEDAKKMS
- a CDS encoding transketolase, translating into MQIQNLKEIASQVRRDIVRMVHACQSGHPGGSLGCADLVTALYFKEMMIDESRGKDGFLQFSRAGVGEDQFFLSNGHISPLFYSVLARRGYFAVSELATFRKINSRLQGHPATHEHLPGIRIASGSLGQGLSVAAGVAYAKKLKKDTTTVFVLMGDGEQQEGQIWEAAQFAPHYKLDNLVAIVDWNNQQIDGPTEKVMNNRDIKAKYEAFGWATIDLHDGNDLQQVTDALAKARLLEGKGKPIVILMKSEMGFGVDFMMHTHKWHGTAPNDEQLAKALEQLPETLGDY
- a CDS encoding transketolase family protein; translated protein: MKKYIYTEKKDTRSGFGAGMAELGKLNPNVVALCADLVASLKLDAFIKENPGRFVQCGIAEANMIGVAAGLAVSGYIPFATTFANFGSGRVYDQIRQSVAYSGTNVKIAVSHAGLTLGEDGATHQILEDLAMMRAMPEMTVINPCDYNQTKAATIALAEHVGPAYLRFGRPVVPVFTDAHQKFEIGKAWMVNEGKDVSIIATGHLVWEAILAGELLEKEGIDAEIINIHTIKPLDEEAILKSAAKTKCVVTAEEHQLNGGLGDAVCQLLSRNAPTPVEMIGVNNSFGESGTPAQLMEKYGLNAASIVEKVMKVMSRK
- a CDS encoding YHS domain-containing (seleno)protein; the encoded protein is MRIVKKPVAVEQAIKEKRIEERVISIVFTLTMLLIGLFVSISSHAQKQNGKYFNNVDASGVILDGYDAVAFFTDNKPVKGNAAFQFNYQDAVYYFASQEHLDLFKADPEKYKPQFGGWCAYAVSLGRIAPIDVNTFSIVNGRLFIQHNQRAVNGWNKDVPSNIILADKYWPNVAAHHGKQITTDEEKQYYNNTDKDGVIMDGYDPVAYFTDKKAVKGSSEFSARYNGATFYFTSQQHADMFKEHPDMFAPLYGSFCGYAMAFARRRPVNPEYWNIVDGHLILQHSKGAWELFNKDIPKFKAEADVKWPPIKEQNAGKKVKYDKPV
- a CDS encoding GlcG/HbpS family heme-binding protein, with the translated sequence MKKIIVFLFAVCAVTITNAQVTQHNISLESAKLIVTEAVNFAKSVNAPGGAIAIVDNGGNLVYLERLDGTFAAASEVATKKANTSALFKAPSSRLENSINGGRGALITVGHTFLQGGIPILFEGQVIGAIGVSGSASAQQDEDIANAGAKIKLSK
- a CDS encoding SMP-30/gluconolactonase/LRE family protein, translated to MSKIYKIIKIQIILFLLLLIGIAVFSQETRQLAVDKPFAVADLKTTDGAALLNAKWFAQPAHIVNTSFKQPGPGTNGDQLKLYPTGAAIQTNQLHPQIGAVDFEKGFKPVATTELENRQGAGLFSFVWYKTELTIPASIGTTSTKDMTAVFEITVDDYSEIWVNGKQHQSFGQSGNGVIAGYNTRNRVVLTNHATGGEKFVIYILGINGTIGKLPDNYIWVRNAVVDFYKNGLPVKKEWADVGKIYTINQQLNKIITAGTKVEKVADGFSFTEGPVWHPDGYLLFSDPNTNTIYRYDPSTHNVTVYMSHSGYSGTDIGEYGQPGSNGLAIDKEGRLIVAQHGNRRIIRHEKKGPVTILADKIDGKRFNSPNDVVLKSDGTVYFTDPPYGLPSFYTDKRKETEWQGIYMIKNGKVQLVSTDLGGPNGLAFSPDEKYFYATNWDIRDIHTTKTIWRYEVQPDGTLKNGKVFFDFNFTEDEEALDGLKIDKEGNLFVSAPGGLWILSPDAKILGKVVTPERPANMAWGDDGKSLYMTAHSSIYKMRVNIGGKFSWE
- a CDS encoding SDR family NAD(P)-dependent oxidoreductase; this encodes MKTAIVTGATGNLGQAVVRKFIEEGYYVVGTVIPNDPVQLDFPAHQYEAVTVDLLDEGAASAFVSSVIEEHGAIDAAVLTVGGFAMGSIADTASADILKQYKLNFETVYHVARPVFVQMMTQKAGRIFMIGSKPGLSAANSKGMTAYGLAKSLVIRLAEMMNVEAKGTNVVANLVVPSTIDTPQNRKSMPDADVSKWVKAEDIANIIYYHSSDEGAILRETVIKVYGNG
- a CDS encoding phosphopantothenoylcysteine decarboxylase, with protein sequence MLQGKNILITAGPTREAIDPVRYISNHSSGKMGYAIADVCLQQGANVTLVSGPVCISLSHENLTLVQVQSANEMYLACCRYFEEADIVVFAAAVADYRPAIIAQQKIKKSDEEFFIRMVKNIDIAYEFGQIKQSHQLSVGFALETNNELQHAIGKLEKKNFDMVVLNSMNDAQAGFGFDTNKISIIRKDQTMVEFDLKPKSDVAIDIVEEAARLYKAKENSVRSLV
- a CDS encoding Rieske 2Fe-2S domain-containing protein, whose amino-acid sequence is MSTAYSAVGWNRQKKIYDGWIAAFCISYLALFISLTLLFNSEATFETILIRSTSTLAVLLLHIILSIGPLTRLNKKFMPLLYNRRHLGVTMFSFSAVHGIFGIIQFHSLSNTNPLLSLFLSNTNYGSIPAFPFQALGFFALIIFFLMAITSHDFWLHNLSPIVWKTLHMFVYAAYILVVMHVMLGVIQYEKNPVFVLILFTGSASLIILHLLAGLKERKIDKMKFKLQEDGFVYVCEADEIEDSRAKIFCIDQERIAVYRHEQKLYAIHNVCKHQGGPLGEGKIVDGCITCPWHGYQYLPHNGQSPPPFKERVSTYDVRVNHNKVWLNPIAFAEGTEREGALL